In Candidatus Pelagibacter ubique HIMB140, a single window of DNA contains:
- the gap gene encoding type I glyceraldehyde-3-phosphate dehydrogenase translates to MTIKVGINGMGRIGRMVVRSIIESQDKKIKLQHINNRSNSETTCTLTKYDSIHGKFDADLDFDENHLIINNEKITFSQESIIENIDWKKFDVDYVFECTGKFNSKEKLLAHIKNGAKKVIVSAPCKNADKTIVFGVNEKDITSKDQIISAASCTTNCLAPVAHTLNENFEIEKGFMTTIHAFTSDQRILDNSHKDPRRARSASQSIVPTSTGASKAIGEIIPSLKGKLEGVAMRVPTPNVSLVELVFCTKKNINKENINKSFELASKNNLKNVLEITHEKLVSIDFNHNPASAIVDGSLTNVVGDNMGKISAWYDNEWGFSNRMCDIAEFIHQNF, encoded by the coding sequence ATGACAATTAAAGTTGGAATTAATGGAATGGGTAGAATTGGTCGAATGGTAGTTAGATCAATTATAGAAAGCCAAGATAAAAAAATAAAATTACAACATATAAACAATCGATCAAATTCTGAGACTACTTGTACATTAACAAAATACGACTCAATTCATGGTAAATTTGATGCTGATTTAGATTTTGATGAAAATCACTTAATAATAAATAATGAAAAAATTACATTTTCACAGGAGTCTATTATTGAAAACATAGACTGGAAAAAATTTGATGTTGATTATGTTTTTGAGTGTACAGGAAAATTTAATTCTAAAGAAAAACTTTTAGCTCATATTAAAAATGGAGCAAAAAAAGTAATAGTATCTGCGCCATGTAAAAACGCAGATAAAACTATTGTATTTGGTGTAAATGAAAAAGATATAACCAGTAAGGACCAAATAATCTCAGCCGCATCATGCACCACAAACTGTTTGGCTCCAGTTGCACATACACTAAATGAAAATTTTGAAATTGAAAAAGGGTTCATGACCACTATCCATGCATTTACAAGTGATCAAAGAATTCTAGATAATTCTCATAAAGACCCAAGAAGAGCGAGATCGGCAAGTCAATCAATTGTCCCAACATCTACTGGTGCATCAAAAGCAATTGGCGAAATAATTCCTAGCTTGAAAGGTAAATTAGAGGGAGTTGCAATGAGAGTACCTACCCCAAATGTTTCACTTGTAGAATTAGTTTTCTGTACAAAAAAAAATATCAACAAAGAAAATATAAATAAATCATTTGAATTAGCATCAAAAAATAATCTTAAAAATGTATTAGAAATCACTCATGAAAAGTTAGTATCAATAGATTTTAATCATAACCCTGCATCTGCGATTGTTGATGGATCTCTTACCAATGTTGTTGGAGACAATATGGGCAAAATTTCAGCCTGGTATGATAATGAATGGGGTTTTTCAAATCGTATGTGTGATATTGCAGAATTTATTCATCAAAATTTTTAA
- a CDS encoding phosphoglycerate kinase, giving the protein MQSVSKLTNLQGKKVILRLDLNVPLNNGEITDTTRIDKVLSTIEFLLEQNSKIIILSHVGRPKGKIIKDLSLKPIQKDIEKKLNEKIKLVEKNIYEIKKDMLDNFNEKILLIENIRFYPDEEKNNTNFAKHLASLGDIYVNDAFSCSHRAHASVCEISKFLPSFSGLQLDLEINALKKITSSITKPVTCIIGGSKISTKINIIKNLISKFDNIIIVGAMANNLIEHDGYNIGKSLKEENVNSIVNDILSYSKEKKCNIIFPEDVIVANDLNGQPKIKELNQIKLDEMILDIGPKTVESICNIIDNTNTILWNGPAGYFENPNFANGSAAIAKKIVEKNKKDKIYSVVGGGDTVSLINSLNAVKDFNFVSTAGGAFLEYLEGKELPGISALN; this is encoded by the coding sequence ATGCAAAGTGTTTCCAAACTAACCAACCTACAAGGTAAAAAAGTTATTTTAAGATTGGATTTAAATGTCCCTCTTAATAATGGTGAGATAACTGATACAACGAGAATTGACAAAGTTCTTTCAACAATCGAATTTTTATTAGAGCAAAATTCAAAAATAATTATCTTATCTCACGTTGGTCGACCCAAAGGAAAAATAATTAAAGATCTTTCGTTAAAACCAATTCAAAAAGATATAGAAAAAAAATTAAATGAAAAAATAAAACTTGTTGAAAAAAATATTTATGAGATAAAAAAAGATATGCTTGATAATTTTAATGAAAAAATTTTATTAATTGAAAATATTAGATTTTATCCAGATGAGGAAAAAAATAATACTAATTTTGCAAAACATTTAGCAAGCTTAGGTGATATTTATGTAAATGATGCTTTTTCATGTTCACATAGAGCGCACGCATCTGTCTGTGAAATTTCAAAATTTTTACCATCTTTTTCAGGGTTGCAATTAGATTTAGAGATTAATGCACTAAAAAAAATTACATCTAGCATAACTAAACCTGTTACTTGCATAATAGGAGGATCTAAAATTTCTACTAAAATTAATATTATAAAAAACTTAATTTCAAAATTTGACAATATAATAATTGTAGGCGCAATGGCGAATAACTTAATTGAACACGATGGATACAATATTGGAAAATCTCTTAAAGAAGAAAATGTTAATTCTATAGTTAATGACATACTCTCATATTCAAAAGAAAAAAAATGTAATATAATTTTTCCAGAAGATGTAATAGTGGCAAATGATTTAAATGGTCAGCCTAAAATTAAAGAATTGAATCAAATTAAATTAGATGAAATGATTTTAGATATAGGTCCAAAAACTGTTGAAAGTATATGTAATATTATTGATAATACTAACACAATATTATGGAACGGTCCTGCTGGATATTTTGAAAATCCTAATTTTGCTAATGGAAGTGCTGCAATTGCAAAAAAAATAGTTGAAAAAAATAAAAAAGATAAAATTTACTCTGTTGTAGGTGGTGGAGATACCGTTTCATTAATTAATTCATTAAATGCTGTTAAAGACTTTAATTTCGTTTCAACTGCAGGTGGAGCATTTTTGGAATATCTTGAAGGAAAAGAACTTCCTGGTATAAGCGCTTTGAATTGA
- a CDS encoding 5-formyltetrahydrofolate cyclo-ligase → MNSINEKEKKLHLALEELKNLDLTNPDLKDNIENLNMQKNQLEIEKNELEKKYKELSDQNEILSKRLDELRSKEKVEERKQIEFSEKIDELNQETDTLLEEIDKWQM, encoded by the coding sequence ATGAATTCTATAAACGAAAAAGAAAAAAAACTTCATCTAGCTTTAGAAGAATTAAAAAATTTAGATCTAACTAATCCAGATTTGAAAGATAATATTGAAAATCTTAACATGCAAAAAAATCAATTAGAGATTGAAAAAAATGAGCTAGAAAAAAAATATAAAGAACTATCAGATCAAAACGAAATTTTGTCAAAAAGATTAGATGAGCTTAGAAGTAAAGAAAAGGTTGAAGAAAGAAAACAAATAGAGTTTTCTGAGAAAATCGATGAATTAAATCAAGAAACCGATACTTTGTTAGAAGAGATTGATAAATGGCAAATGTAA
- a CDS encoding crossover junction endodeoxyribonuclease, with translation MLIIGIDPGISGSICFLEDGIIKDVLEMPTMTEGKKNKKQVNGSQIYNEISFRIKTYEKKNIKVVIEQVSAMPGQGVTSMFNFGQSFGILKGICSAMQLPIYFVRPAKWKKYFNLINSEKDASRTRAIEIFPYFSSNLSKKKDSNKADAILIASYFHETYKNE, from the coding sequence ATGTTAATAATAGGAATTGATCCAGGAATATCAGGATCTATATGTTTTTTAGAGGATGGAATAATTAAAGATGTGCTTGAGATGCCAACAATGACTGAAGGGAAAAAAAATAAAAAGCAGGTTAATGGATCTCAAATATATAATGAAATTTCTTTTAGAATAAAAACATATGAAAAAAAAAATATTAAAGTTGTTATAGAACAAGTTTCAGCTATGCCAGGTCAAGGTGTAACTAGTATGTTTAATTTTGGTCAATCTTTTGGAATTTTAAAAGGTATTTGCAGTGCAATGCAGTTGCCAATTTATTTTGTAAGACCAGCAAAATGGAAAAAATATTTTAACTTAATTAATTCAGAAAAGGATGCTAGCAGGACAAGAGCTATTGAAATATTTCCTTATTTTTCGTCAAATTTATCTAAAAAAAAAGACTCTAATAAAGCTGATGCAATTCTGATAGCCAGTTATTTTCATGAAACATACAAAAATGAATAA
- a CDS encoding TIGR00282 family metallophosphoesterase — translation MRILFLGDVVGISGCSKLTSSLLSEIKSKKIDFVIANGENAAAQGVGLTEEICRDFYNCGVNVITTGNHVWDQKEIMKYIEKEERLLRPKNLFEPAPGRGFQIFKTDKNIRVGVLNLMGNVFMKKCDDVFETSKKFLSEYKFKDDYDLLVVDFHGEITSEKNAIGHFFDGHATLVVGTHTHVPTNDARILNNGTGYQTDAGMCGDYDSVIGMDKENSLNRFLKKDSVKHFPAVGEGTLSGVIVDCDINTGLAKDINSYIFGEKLKNF, via the coding sequence TTGAGAATTTTATTTTTAGGTGATGTTGTAGGTATTTCAGGATGTTCTAAACTTACTAGTAGCTTACTTAGTGAAATTAAATCAAAAAAAATTGATTTTGTTATAGCTAATGGTGAAAATGCTGCAGCCCAAGGAGTTGGTTTGACAGAAGAAATTTGCAGAGATTTTTATAACTGCGGTGTTAACGTAATCACAACTGGCAATCATGTTTGGGATCAAAAAGAAATCATGAAGTATATAGAAAAAGAAGAGAGATTGTTACGTCCTAAAAATCTTTTTGAGCCTGCCCCTGGTCGAGGTTTTCAAATTTTCAAAACAGATAAAAATATAAGAGTTGGGGTACTTAACCTCATGGGTAATGTTTTTATGAAAAAGTGTGATGATGTTTTTGAAACTTCGAAAAAATTTTTAAGTGAATATAAATTTAAAGATGACTACGATTTATTAGTGGTTGATTTTCATGGTGAAATTACCAGTGAGAAAAATGCTATAGGCCATTTTTTTGATGGTCATGCAACTTTAGTTGTTGGAACTCACACACATGTACCAACGAATGATGCCAGAATACTAAACAATGGCACTGGATACCAAACAGATGCTGGGATGTGTGGAGATTACGATTCTGTAATTGGAATGGATAAAGAAAATTCATTAAATAGATTTCTTAAAAAAGATTCAGTCAAACATTTTCCTGCAGTTGGAGAAGGGACTTTGTCTGGTGTTATTGTTGATTGTGATATAAATACTGGTTTAGCTAAAGATATTAATAGTTATATATTTGGAGAAAAATTAAAAAATTTTTAA
- a CDS encoding energy transducer TonB — MKSSSIAISSALHISLVVLTALSLPFLSKKPIDLPPMVSVELIQITEETNIPFAPKAKKIIEKVKEKEKKLVSEQAPPKKVKKTKTKTVVSEKKNKTIEKQNPEAVPLPDKEVKKLKTKEEKKQNPEKVDNEVKQVSEFEKKDLFDPNNIAALIDKSKEETAEKVKTNNDVTQDQVRNIENSQLTLSEEDALKAQIFGCWSIPLGLPYDENLLVRIKLKLKPDGSVTKTEILDHARMNKPGQGFYKVLAESALRAVRLCQPLRVPASGYERWKELQLNFDAREMIGG, encoded by the coding sequence GTGAAGAGTAGTAGTATAGCTATATCCTCAGCTTTACACATATCTTTAGTTGTCCTTACAGCCTTAAGTTTGCCTTTTCTATCAAAAAAACCAATAGACCTTCCACCCATGGTTTCTGTTGAATTAATTCAAATAACAGAAGAAACAAATATTCCTTTCGCGCCTAAAGCAAAAAAAATTATTGAAAAAGTAAAAGAAAAAGAAAAAAAACTTGTTTCAGAACAAGCTCCACCTAAAAAAGTAAAAAAAACCAAAACAAAGACTGTTGTCTCAGAGAAAAAAAACAAAACGATAGAAAAACAAAATCCGGAAGCTGTCCCTTTGCCAGATAAAGAGGTTAAAAAGTTAAAGACTAAAGAGGAAAAAAAACAAAATCCTGAAAAGGTAGATAATGAAGTAAAGCAAGTATCTGAGTTTGAAAAAAAAGATTTATTTGATCCAAACAACATTGCAGCATTAATAGATAAATCAAAAGAAGAAACAGCGGAAAAAGTGAAAACCAATAATGATGTTACTCAAGATCAAGTAAGAAACATTGAAAACTCTCAACTAACTTTAAGTGAGGAAGATGCATTAAAGGCCCAAATATTTGGTTGTTGGAGCATACCTTTAGGTTTGCCATATGACGAAAATTTACTAGTCAGAATAAAATTAAAACTTAAACCAGATGGTTCAGTAACAAAAACTGAGATATTAGATCATGCTAGAATGAATAAACCTGGACAAGGTTTTTATAAAGTCTTAGCAGAAAGTGCCTTAAGAGCAGTAAGATTATGTCAACCTTTGAGAGTTCCAGCTTCTGGTTATGAGAGATGGAAAGAATTACAATTAAATTTTGATGCAAGAGAGATGATAGGAGGTTAG
- a CDS encoding YebC/PmpR family DNA-binding transcriptional regulator: MAGHSHWAGIKHKKGKADKQRSKIFSKLSKEITVAAKLGDKDPAMNPRLRSAVQAARSANMPKDNIERAIDKSSAASGANFENLRYEGFGPNKIAVIVETLTDNKNRTASNVRTIFQKSGGSLGTQGSASHNFKQLGIIKIDKNEISEDKIFELAIEAGAEECISHKEFHEVQCVSNEIYNVKKNLENTIANFISTEIEWVPINSVDIQNDEKESVIEFLENLEDDDDVQNVFSNVNLGNI, from the coding sequence ATGGCAGGTCATTCTCATTGGGCGGGTATTAAACATAAAAAAGGAAAAGCTGATAAGCAACGTTCAAAAATTTTTTCAAAGTTGTCTAAAGAAATTACTGTTGCTGCAAAGCTCGGAGACAAAGATCCTGCAATGAACCCAAGATTAAGATCAGCAGTACAGGCTGCTAGATCAGCAAATATGCCAAAAGATAATATAGAAAGAGCAATAGATAAATCTTCTGCTGCATCTGGTGCAAATTTTGAAAATTTGAGATATGAAGGATTTGGACCAAACAAAATTGCTGTAATTGTTGAAACTTTAACTGATAATAAAAATAGAACAGCTTCCAATGTGAGAACCATTTTTCAAAAATCTGGTGGAAGTTTAGGTACGCAAGGATCAGCATCTCATAACTTTAAACAACTTGGGATAATAAAGATTGATAAAAATGAAATATCAGAAGACAAAATTTTTGAATTGGCTATAGAAGCTGGTGCAGAGGAATGTATTTCTCACAAGGAATTTCATGAAGTTCAATGTGTTTCAAATGAAATTTATAATGTTAAAAAAAATTTAGAAAATACAATTGCAAATTTTATTTCCACAGAGATTGAGTGGGTGCCAATCAATAGTGTTGATATTCAAAATGATGAAAAAGAGAGTGTGATTGAGTTTTTAGAAAATCTAGAAGATGATGATGATGTTCAGAACGTTTTTTCAAACGTAAATTTGGGAAATATTTAA
- the tkt gene encoding transketolase, with the protein MSKIHNDLANCIRFLSIDAVQKANSGHPGMPMGMADVATVLFRYFLKFNPQNPNWTNRDRFVLSAGHGSMLLYSLLYLTGYKSISLNSIKKFRQLNSICAGHPEYHPKTGIETTTGPLGQGIANAVGFAIAEEVLKKKLGKNLINHKTYVLAGDGCLMEGISHEAMSLAGHLKLKNLVMLFDNNNISIDGPTSLAVSDNFKKRFESYGWDYILVDGHNENQIYRALKRVQNAKKPTVISCKTKIGYGSPNKSGKSSSHGSPLGLDEIKLVRKVLKWKYKPFEIPNKLLNQWRAIGRKGQLIEKKWNKLTKKQSQQFSLIKKDSFKNVLNSEKKLAIKEPKSLATRKCSELTLSALTDSNNNLIGGSADLAGSNNTKTKKHKIITPGNFDGNYIHYGVREHAMSGIMNGIALHSNFIPYGGTFLIFSDYCKPSIRLSALMQQRVIYVMTHDSIGLGEDGPTHQPIEQLSGLRSIPNLNVFRPADRIETIECWEHALKTAKTPSVLSLTRQNLNPIRKKYSSNNKCSLGAYEVLRTNKKIKLTILASGSEVNLAIETSHKLAKDKIYSKVISVPCMELFDKQSKTYRNKILNETKNKISIEAGSSDCWKKYVGENGKNFGINEFGKSAPFKEIYEYFGLTKENITNKSKNLIKN; encoded by the coding sequence TTGAGTAAAATACATAACGATTTAGCGAATTGTATCAGATTTTTATCTATTGATGCAGTCCAAAAAGCTAATTCTGGTCACCCTGGGATGCCAATGGGTATGGCAGATGTTGCGACTGTACTTTTTAGGTATTTTTTAAAATTCAATCCTCAAAATCCAAATTGGACAAATAGAGATAGATTTGTTTTATCAGCCGGGCATGGCTCAATGCTTCTTTATTCTTTATTATACCTAACTGGTTATAAAAGTATTTCTTTAAATTCGATAAAAAAGTTTAGACAACTAAACTCTATTTGTGCGGGCCATCCAGAGTATCATCCAAAAACTGGAATTGAAACAACTACTGGTCCTCTTGGACAAGGAATAGCAAATGCAGTTGGATTTGCAATAGCTGAGGAAGTGCTCAAAAAAAAATTAGGTAAAAATCTAATTAATCACAAAACTTATGTTCTAGCTGGTGATGGTTGCTTAATGGAAGGTATTAGTCACGAAGCAATGAGTTTAGCTGGTCACTTAAAATTAAAAAATTTAGTAATGCTTTTCGATAATAATAATATTTCAATAGATGGTCCAACAAGTCTTGCTGTATCAGACAATTTTAAAAAAAGATTTGAAAGCTATGGATGGGATTACATACTAGTTGATGGTCACAATGAAAATCAAATTTATAGAGCTTTAAAAAGAGTTCAAAATGCAAAAAAACCAACAGTAATTTCTTGTAAAACAAAAATTGGATATGGTTCTCCAAATAAATCTGGTAAGTCGTCTTCACATGGTAGTCCTTTAGGATTAGATGAAATTAAACTAGTAAGAAAAGTACTTAAATGGAAATATAAACCTTTTGAAATTCCAAATAAGTTATTGAACCAATGGAGAGCCATAGGAAGAAAGGGTCAGTTAATTGAAAAAAAATGGAACAAATTAACTAAAAAACAAAGTCAGCAATTCAGTCTGATCAAAAAAGATAGCTTTAAAAATGTTTTAAATTCAGAAAAGAAACTTGCAATCAAAGAACCTAAAAGCTTAGCAACAAGAAAATGTTCTGAGCTAACTTTAAGTGCATTAACCGATTCAAATAACAATCTTATTGGTGGTTCTGCAGATTTAGCTGGATCAAATAATACAAAAACAAAAAAACATAAAATTATTACACCAGGAAATTTTGATGGAAATTATATTCACTATGGTGTCAGGGAACATGCGATGAGTGGGATAATGAATGGAATCGCACTCCATAGTAATTTTATTCCTTATGGTGGAACTTTTTTAATATTTTCTGATTACTGTAAACCATCAATAAGATTATCAGCTCTAATGCAACAAAGAGTTATTTATGTAATGACACATGATTCAATTGGCTTAGGTGAAGATGGGCCAACACATCAACCCATTGAGCAATTATCTGGTTTAAGATCAATTCCGAACCTAAATGTATTCAGACCTGCTGACAGAATTGAAACAATTGAATGCTGGGAGCATGCATTAAAAACTGCAAAAACTCCAAGTGTCTTGTCTTTAACAAGACAAAATTTAAATCCAATCAGAAAAAAGTATTCCTCAAATAATAAATGTTCACTTGGCGCTTATGAAGTGCTTAGAACAAATAAGAAAATTAAATTAACAATTTTAGCAAGTGGTTCAGAGGTAAATCTTGCAATCGAAACGAGTCATAAACTTGCTAAAGATAAAATTTATTCTAAGGTTATTTCGGTACCTTGTATGGAGCTTTTTGACAAGCAAAGTAAAACTTATAGAAATAAAATACTAAATGAAACCAAAAATAAAATCTCTATAGAAGCTGGCTCTAGTGATTGCTGGAAAAAGTATGTTGGAGAAAATGGAAAAAATTTTGGAATTAATGAATTTGGTAAAAGTGCACCGTTTAAAGAAATATATGAATATTTTGGGCTAACAAAAGAAAATATAACTAACAAATCAAAAAATTTAATTAAAAATTAA
- a CDS encoding 5-formyltetrahydrofolate cyclo-ligase, with protein sequence MNKSKLRRKITSLRKKNFNENLKINSLKLIKFLRDNELKTKIVGGYYPCNHEIDDLEVLNLFSKNKKITSLPIIKKNNQMDFYEWSKDNPLKINKYGIIEPLSQKKVYPDILLVPLLAFDKQFNRLGYGGGFYDRYIEKIENKKKVFKIGFSFSFQELKEVPVNNYDKKLDLIITERGLIF encoded by the coding sequence GTGAATAAATCTAAATTAAGAAGAAAGATAACATCACTTAGAAAAAAAAATTTTAATGAAAATTTGAAAATCAATTCTTTAAAATTAATAAAATTTCTAAGGGATAATGAGCTTAAAACAAAAATTGTTGGAGGATATTATCCATGCAATCATGAAATAGATGATTTAGAAGTTTTAAATTTATTTAGTAAAAATAAAAAAATTACCTCATTACCAATCATCAAGAAAAATAACCAAATGGACTTTTATGAATGGTCCAAAGATAATCCATTAAAGATAAATAAATACGGGATAATTGAACCATTATCTCAAAAGAAAGTTTATCCAGATATATTACTAGTTCCACTATTAGCTTTTGATAAGCAATTTAATCGATTGGGTTATGGCGGTGGTTTTTATGATCGTTATATTGAAAAAATTGAAAATAAAAAAAAGGTCTTTAAAATAGGATTTTCTTTTTCTTTCCAAGAATTAAAAGAGGTACCAGTTAACAATTATGATAAGAAGCTTGATTTAATAATCACTGAAAGAGGTTTAATATTTTGA
- the tolQ gene encoding protein TolQ, with protein MEADIATNALDLGTNTDFSLFSLFLKADIIVKAVMISLILCSVYSWAVIIEKYRLFKKINKSSEEFEEKFWNSKSAENFYNSLPNNLDDPMSLVFQNAMENLLKKKSKTNLGERMTAFLEGGIEKEMSKIEKGFTFLATVGSTAPFIGLFGTVWGIMNSFQSIAISRNTSLAIVAPGIAEALFATALGLLAAIPAVVAYNKFNTDAKKYSEKLENFSKRFLTII; from the coding sequence ATGGAAGCAGATATAGCCACAAATGCATTAGACTTAGGAACAAATACTGATTTTTCACTTTTTAGCTTATTTTTAAAAGCAGATATAATTGTTAAAGCAGTAATGATTAGCCTTATACTTTGCTCTGTATACTCATGGGCCGTGATTATAGAAAAATACAGACTTTTTAAAAAAATAAATAAATCTTCTGAGGAATTTGAAGAAAAATTTTGGAACTCTAAATCTGCTGAAAATTTTTATAATAGTTTACCAAATAATTTAGATGACCCAATGTCTTTGGTGTTTCAAAATGCCATGGAAAACTTGCTAAAGAAAAAATCCAAAACAAATTTGGGTGAAAGAATGACAGCCTTCCTTGAAGGTGGAATAGAAAAAGAAATGTCAAAGATTGAAAAAGGATTTACTTTTTTAGCAACTGTTGGTTCAACTGCACCATTTATTGGATTGTTCGGAACAGTTTGGGGCATTATGAATTCTTTTCAGTCAATTGCTATTTCAAGAAATACTAGTCTTGCAATAGTTGCACCTGGTATAGCCGAAGCATTATTTGCAACTGCATTAGGACTCTTAGCAGCTATACCTGCAGTAGTTGCTTACAATAAATTTAATACAGACGCAAAAAAATACTCAGAAAAATTAGAGAATTTTTCTAAAAGATTTTTAACAATAATTTAA
- a CDS encoding class I fructose-bisphosphate aldolase produces the protein MSELNKIALKILSNGKGILAADESNGTMTKRLEAVNVESSPINRLAFRETLFTSESMKDCIGGVILYDETINQTSNLGKSIPELISASGAVPGIKVDTGAKNLANSPEEKITEGLDGLRERLKKYYELGARFTKWRGVYSISNNYPSKLAIHSNAHALARYAALVQESGMVPIVEPEVLMDGDHSADECLEKTSEVIKKCFEELILHKIDLSGIILKPNMILAGSNSKDKISNEEVSNKTLKCLKNSVPTEVPGIAFLSGGQSEIEATENLNSISKNNSTNFIMTYSYGRALQQSALKFWSKDITKITETQNVFNHRARMCTLAAQGKWASDLENK, from the coding sequence ATGTCAGAACTAAATAAAATAGCTCTTAAAATACTTTCAAATGGCAAAGGAATACTTGCGGCAGATGAAAGCAACGGAACTATGACGAAAAGACTTGAGGCTGTTAATGTTGAATCTTCGCCAATAAACAGACTCGCTTTTAGAGAAACTCTTTTTACTTCAGAAAGTATGAAAGATTGTATCGGTGGTGTCATACTATACGATGAGACAATAAACCAAACTTCAAATTTAGGTAAATCGATTCCTGAATTAATCTCTGCTAGTGGAGCAGTACCTGGAATTAAAGTAGATACAGGTGCAAAAAATTTAGCAAACTCTCCAGAGGAAAAAATTACAGAAGGGCTAGACGGGCTAAGAGAAAGATTAAAAAAATACTATGAGCTTGGTGCAAGATTTACAAAATGGAGAGGTGTTTATTCGATAAGCAATAACTATCCTAGCAAACTTGCAATTCATTCTAATGCTCATGCACTTGCAAGATACGCTGCATTAGTTCAAGAAAGTGGGATGGTTCCTATAGTAGAACCAGAGGTTTTGATGGATGGTGATCATTCAGCAGATGAGTGTTTGGAAAAAACTTCAGAAGTTATAAAAAAGTGCTTTGAAGAATTAATTTTGCATAAAATTGATTTATCAGGGATTATATTAAAACCAAATATGATTTTGGCCGGCAGTAATTCAAAAGACAAAATCTCTAATGAAGAAGTTTCAAATAAAACACTTAAATGTCTTAAAAATTCAGTGCCAACGGAAGTCCCTGGAATAGCTTTCTTGTCAGGAGGTCAATCTGAAATAGAAGCAACAGAAAATCTAAATTCAATTAGCAAAAATAATAGTACAAATTTTATAATGACCTATTCATATGGTAGAGCTTTACAACAAAGTGCTCTTAAATTTTGGTCTAAAGATATAACTAAAATCACCGAAACGCAGAATGTATTTAACCATAGAGCAAGAATGTGTACCTTAGCTGCTCAAGGCAAATGGGCAAGCGATCTTGAGAATAAATAA
- the tolR gene encoding protein TolR: protein MAFKLNRSSKEPMSEINVTPFVDVMLVLLIIFMVTAPLLTVGVQVDLPESSADSLPEETEPLTLSINAKGEIFIQESKVEYDNIIAKVLAVSKNRTDTRIYVRGDKTINYGRVLEIMGLLSGSGFTKVALISEPLKQR, encoded by the coding sequence ATGGCCTTTAAACTAAATCGCTCATCAAAAGAACCAATGAGTGAGATTAACGTTACTCCTTTTGTTGATGTGATGTTGGTTCTATTAATTATATTCATGGTCACTGCACCACTTTTAACAGTTGGTGTTCAAGTTGATCTACCTGAAAGTTCGGCAGACTCTTTGCCTGAGGAAACAGAACCTTTAACATTATCTATTAATGCTAAAGGTGAAATTTTTATCCAAGAATCAAAAGTAGAGTATGACAATATAATCGCTAAAGTTTTAGCTGTTTCAAAAAATAGAACTGACACAAGAATTTATGTACGAGGTGATAAAACAATAAACTATGGAAGAGTTTTAGAGATAATGGGTTTATTATCTGGATCTGGTTTTACAAAAGTTGCTTTAATCTCTGAGCCTCTTAAACAAAGGTAG
- a CDS encoding cell division protein ZapA has protein sequence MANVSIKFNNKEFLLSCDDGQEEHLEELLIQINQKFNHLKNDLGNLGENKLLLITAVKIMDEYYETKKKVEQKKKELKDLSNKFKELKTLIYEYKDKKEEEIKELNLNHDKLKIEIETNQKKYEDLIDTAAEKISSFVEKAKQENLSQ, from the coding sequence ATGGCAAATGTAAGTATTAAATTTAATAATAAAGAGTTTTTATTATCTTGTGATGACGGACAAGAGGAACATCTAGAAGAATTGTTAATACAAATAAACCAAAAATTTAATCATTTAAAAAACGATCTTGGTAACTTAGGAGAGAATAAACTCTTATTAATTACAGCAGTTAAAATAATGGATGAATACTACGAAACAAAAAAGAAAGTTGAACAAAAGAAAAAAGAATTAAAAGATTTATCAAATAAATTTAAAGAATTAAAAACTCTAATTTATGAATATAAGGATAAAAAAGAAGAAGAAATAAAAGAGTTAAATTTAAATCATGACAAATTAAAAATCGAGATTGAAACTAATCAAAAAAAATATGAAGATTTAATTGATACTGCTGCAGAGAAAATTTCAAGTTTTGTTGAAAAAGCAAAACAAGAAAATTTATCTCAATAA